Proteins encoded in a region of the Acomys russatus chromosome 14, mAcoRus1.1, whole genome shotgun sequence genome:
- the LOC127197869 gene encoding LOW QUALITY PROTEIN: von Willebrand factor A domain-containing protein 5A-like (The sequence of the model RefSeq protein was modified relative to this genomic sequence to represent the inferred CDS: inserted 1 base in 1 codon; substituted 1 base at 1 genomic stop codon) codes for MEHHCGLITGNNKTVPLKNILVTLSINDFVAAVSATLNYKNEEQVPLKAIFVFPMDEDSAVYSFEALVDEKKIVAQMQEKKEAGSNYEDXLSQGHQAYLLEEDYYSRDIFSCDVGNLPPGAKVADTLRYVQELPLETDGALRYLLPAILNPRYQLSEWSTKSCFSEENLIVSLEDLSYTFSMVATITSQHGTERVQSNYSLGPIQYLTDDKTSAXVSLDEGHKFDRDVELLIHYTEVHSPTVAVEMGMPDRKPDSLMGAPVAMVSIYPDIPKVEASRACGEFMFLMDRSGSMLIPMNTQNSQLRIEAAKIKAETLLLLLKSLPVGCYFNVYGFGSTYEKLFLESMKYTQETMEKAVERVKDLDADLGDTEILTPLCNIYKVPSIPGHPLQLFVFPDGEVSDTFSVIREVKLNGKKHRCFSFGIGEGASTSLIKGIAWVSGGSAEFILGRDRMQTNVLGSLKFALQSAVEDISLSWDLPPGLSVKMLSPEQTVIFRGQRLIIYAQLTGIVPQMESSGNVCLKYTIEGKSLESRVEFSLQTKTNASLTIHPLAAKTLIQTKDFGFHETSKGVEEVVSISTESGALSSFTAFIAINKELNQPVARPLTRRLIGIPGTSMDAAAVFTVHLCFSDTKTKPRASRKNKRSSTGKFRIHQKDKMADSSTKEINLKNDHKAFGKNVVVQLISLQNANGFWKLHEDLGKILGTNLEDIKVANPTKHEGPSAWATVLLAVLWLHANGKDLKCKWELLERKAVAWLHDHAGSSILMLVQTANGHLKVSVNPEVFDI; via the exons ATGGAACATCACTGTGGTCTAATCACTGGCAACAATAAGACAG TGCCACTGAAGAACATCTTGGTAACCCTGTCTATAAATGACTTTGTGGCTGCTGTTTCTGCCACTTTAAACTATAAGAATGAGGAGCAAGTCCCATTAAAGGCAATCTTTGTGTTCCCCATGGATGAAGACTCTGCTGTCTACAGCTTTGAAGCCTTGGTCGATGAGAAGAAGATTGTGGCACAAATGCAGGAGAAGAAAGAG GCTGGAAGCAACTATGAGG CCCTCTCCCAGGGCCACCAAGCTTACTTATTGGAAGAGGATTACTACTCCAGGGACATCTTTTCTTGTGATGTGGGGAACCTTCCACCTGGGGCTAAGGTTGCAGATACCCTAAGGTATGTGCAGGAACTTCCCTTGGAAACAGACGGGGCCCTGCGCTACCTGCTCCCAGCAATCTTGAATCCAAGATACCAGCTCTC AGAATGGTCAACAAAAAGTTGCTTTAGTGAAGAGAACCTCATAGTCTCTTTGGAGGACCTGTCCTACACATTCAGCATGGTTGCCACCATTACCTCCCAGCATGGCACTGAGAGGGTCCAATCCAACTACTCCTTGGGTCCTATTCAGTACCTTACAGATGACAAGACTTCTGCTTAG GTTTCCTTGGATGAAGGACACAAGTTTGACCGAGATGTAGAACTCCTCATTCACTACACTGAAGTGCACAGCCCCACTGTAGCTGTGGAGATGGGGATGCCAGACAGGAAGCCAG ATAGTTTGATGGGAGCCCCTGTTGCAATGGTGAGCATCTACCCAGACATCCCAAAAGTGGAGGCCTCAAGGGCCTGTGGAGAATTTATGTTCCTCATGGACCGCTCTGGAAGTATGCTCATCCCCATGAACACCCAGAATTCTCAGCTGCGCATAGAGGCTGCCAAGATAAAGGCA GAAACTCTGTTGCTGTTGCTAAAGAGTTTGCCAGTGGGTTGTTATTTCAACGTCTATGGATTTGGATCTACCtatgaaaaattatttct GGAGAGTATGAAGTACACTCAGGAAACAATGGAGAAGGCAGTGGAAAGAGTGAAAGATTTAGATGCTGATCTAGGGGACACTGAAATCTTGACACCACTTTGCAACATTTACAAGGTGCCCTCCATTCCTGGCCATCCCTTACAG CTTTTTGTCTTCCCAGATGGAGAAGTTAGTGACACGTTTAGCGTCATTAGAGAAGTTAAGTTAAACGGCAAGAAACACAG ATGTTTCTCATTTGGAATTGGAGAAGGAGCCTCCACCAGTTTAATCAAAGGCATCGCCTGGGTATCAGGGGGCAGTGCAGAGTTTATCTTAGGCAGGGACAGGATGCAGACCAAT GTTCTTGGGTCTCTGAAGTTCGCTCTACAGAGTGCAGTGGAGGACATCTCTCTGAGCTGGGATTTGCCTCCTGGTCTGTCTGTTAAAATGCTTTCTCCAGAGCAGACTGTCATCTTTAGGGGTCAGAGGTTAATCATCTATGCCCAGCTGACTGGGATTGTGCCC CAAATGGAGAGCTCAGGAAATGTGTGCCTCAAGTACACCATCGAGGGCAAGAGTCTTGAAAGCAGGGTGGAATTTTCCCTACAAACCAAGACAAATGCCAG tttgaccATTCATCCATTGGCTGCAAAGACCTTGATTCAGACCAAGGACTTTGGCTTCCATGAGACTTCGAAAGGAGTAGAAGAAGTGGTCAGCATCAGCACTGAGTCTGGAGCCCTCAGCTCCTTCACAGCTTTCATCGCCATAAACAAGGAGCTCAACCAGCCTGTGGCACGGCCTCTGACTCGCAGACTGATTGGAATTCCAGGAACG AGCATGGATGCTGCTGCAGTCTTCactgtgcatttgtgtttttcaGATACCAAGACAAAACCTCGTGcctcaaggaaaaacaaaagatctTCTACAG GGAAATTCAGGATCCaccaaaaagacaaaatggcagATTCTTCCACCAAGGAAATTAACTTGAAAAATGACCACAAAG CTTTTGGAAAGAATGTTGTTGTACAGTTGATTTCCCTCCAAAATGCAAATGGCTTCTGGAAGCTGCATGAAGATCTGGGCAAGATCCTAGGCACTAATTTGGAAGACATCAAGGTTGCAAACCCTACCAAG